The DNA window TCCAGTACCACGGCGGGATGGTGGCCATGGTCCGCCACCTCACCGGCGGTGCCCCGGCCGCGTACGTGGGGGACTCGGCCATGCCGCACGACGTCCGCACCCGCACCCTCGGCGAGGAGACCCGCCGGGTGTTCCGGGCCCGGGTGGTCAACCCCCGCTGGATCGCCGCCATGCGCCGGCACGGCTACAAGGGTGCCTTCGAGCTGGCCGCCACCGTCGACTACCTGTTCGGCTACGACGCCACCGCCGGGGTCGTCGACGACTGGATGTACGAGCGGCTCGCCGAGGCGTACCTGTTCGACCCGGAGACCCGGGAGTTCCTGGAGCGGTCCAACCCGTGGGCGCTGCGCGGCATCACCGAACGGCTGCTGGAGGCCGCCGACCGCGGACTGTGGGCCGCCCCCGAGCCGGTCACCCTCGACCGGCTGCACGAGACGTACCTGGCCAGCGAGGGCGACCTGGAGGACCGGCTGTGAGCGCGAGGAGTGAGCCGGTTCTGCGAGCCCCGCAGTCGCGAACGAAGGAGCCGCAGTGACCAGCTATCCGTTCAGCGCGGTGCTCGGGATGGACGAGATGCGGCTCGCGCTGCTGCTCAACGCGGTCAGCCCGGCCATCGGCGGGGTGCTGGTCCGGGGCGAGAAGGGCACCGCCAAGTCCACCGCGGTGCGCGCCCTCGCCGGGCTGCTGCCCCCGGTCGACCGGGTGGCCGCCTGCCGCTTCGCGTGCGACCCGGCCGCGCCCGACCCGGGCTGCCCGGACGGGCCGCACCCGGCCGGGTCGGCGGGAGAGCGCCGCCCGGCCCGCCTGGTCGAGCTGCCGGTGGGCGCCGCCGAGGACCGGGTGGTCGGCTCGCTCGACCTGGAGAAGGCCCTCGCCGAGGGGGTACGCGCCTACGAGCCCGGCCTGCTCGCCGCCGCCCACCGGGGCGTGCTCTACGTCGACGAGGTCAACCTGCTCCACGACCACCTGGTCGACCTGCTCCTGGACGCGGCGGCGATGGGTCGCTGCCACGTCGAGCGGGAGGGCGTGTCGGTCAGCCACGCCGCCCGGTTCCTCCTGGTCGGCACCATGAACCCGGAGGAGGGGGAGCTGCGCCCGCAGCTGCTCGACCGATTCGGGCTCACCGTCGAGGTGGCCGCCAGCCGCGACCCCGCCGTACGCGCCGAGGTGGTCCGCCGCCGCCTCGCCGCCGACGCCGACCCGGCCGGTTTCGCCGCCGGCTGGGCCGAGGCGGACGCCGAGGTGGCCCGCCGGGTCGCCGCCGCCCGGCGCCGGCTGCCCGGGGTGGCGCTGCCCGACGCGGCGCTGCGGCAGATCGCCGAGGTCTGCGCCGCGTTCGACGTGGACGGCATGCGCGCCGACATCGTCACGGCCCGCACCGCCGTGGCGCACGCCGCCTGGCGGGGCCGGGAGCGGGTGGCCGCCGAGGACGTCCGAGTCGCCGCCCGCCTGGCCCTGCCGCACCGCCGCCGCCGGGACCCGTTCGACACCCCGGGCCTGGACGAGCAGCGCCTGGACGAGGCGCTGCGCCGCGCCCGCGAGCAGCACCCCGACGACGACCCGGACGACGGCCCGGACGGCGGCGGCCCGGCCGGTGGGCCCGGCGGTGGGCCGGAGCCGGACCGCGGGCCGGACTCCGCCGGCGGGCCCGGCGGAACCGGGGCGGACGTTGGCGGCGGGTCCGACCCCGACGGTCCCGGCCGGTCGGCCCGCGGGAAGGGCGGCGCCGGTGGCCGGGACCGGTCCGGGGGGTCCGACGACGCCGGACGCCCCGGGCCGCCGGACGACGGGCGTGGCGGGGCCGGCCACGACGGCCCTGCCGCCGACTCGGATCCGTCCGGCCACCCGGACGACGACGGGAGCGGCGGTGGCCACGACCCCGACGGCGCGCCGCCCGGTGGCGGCCACCGGGGGCGGCCGCACGCCCGACGGTCCCGTCCCGGCGCCCGGCCGGGGGACCCGGACCATGCGGAGGGAGGGACCGTGGCCGTACCCGACGGGGGGCTGCGTGCCCGGCTGCTCACCGCGCCCGGCATGGGCGAGGGTGTGCCCGGCCGGCGCTCCCGGGCCCGCACCGGGCGGGGCCGCACCACCGGCGCCCGGGTGCCGGCCGGCCCGGCCGGCGCGCTGCACCTGCCGGCCACCGTCCGGGCCGCCGCCCCGCACCAGGCCGCCCGCGGCCGGGCCGGCGGGCCGCTGCGGCTGCGCCCGTCCGACGTGCGCGAGGCGGTCCGCGAGGGACGCGAGGGCAACCTCGTTCTCTTCGTGGTCGACGCCAGCGGGTCGATGGGCGCCCACCAGCGGATGTCCGCCGTCAAGGGCGCCGTGCTGGCCCTGCTCACCGACGCGTACCAGCGGCGGGACAAGGTCGCCGTGGTCGCCTTCCGGGGCGCCGGGGCACAGACCCTGCTGCCGGCCACCTCCTCGGTGCTCGCCGCCTCGGTCCGGCTGGCCGAGCTGCCCACCGGCGGGCGTACCCCCCTCGCGGAGGGGCTGCTCGCGGCGGCCGACCTGCTGCGGGTGGAGCGGCTGCGCGACCCGAAGCGCCGCCCCCTCGTGCTGGTGGTCACCGACGGCCGCGCCACCGCCGGCCACCGCCCGCTCGACCGGGCCGCCCGCGCCGCCGCGGTGCTCGCCGCCACCGGCGCGCCCTGCGTCGTCGTCGACTGCGAGTCCGGCCCGGTCCGCCTGCACCTGGCCCGCCGCCTCGCCGCCCACCTGCACGCCCCGCACCACCACCTCGCCGACGTGGCCAGTGACCCGCTCGTCGGCCTCACCACGAGGAGCGCCGCCTGATGCCGCAGGGAAAGCCGACCCACGTGCCCGCCGACGGGCTGACCACCCGGCAGCGGCGCCACCGGCCGCTGCTGATCGTGCACACCGGACAGATGAAGGGGAAGTCGACCGCCGCGTTCGGGCTGGCGCTGCGCGCCTGGACCGCCGGGCTGCCGATCGGCGTCTTCCAGTTCGTCAAGAGCGCCAAGTGGCGGGTGGGGGAGGAGAACGCCTTCCGGGCCCTCGGCGAGGTGCACGGGCGCACCGGGCAGGGCGCCCCGGTCACCTGGCACAAGATGGGCGAGGGCTGGTCCTGGATCCAGCGCGGCGGCGCGGCCGACCACGCCGAGGACGCCCGCGAGGGCTGGCGGCAGATCCAGCGCGACCTGGCCGCCGAGCGTTACGGGCTCTACGTGCTCGACGAGTTCACGTACCCGATGAAGTGGGGTTGGGTCGACGTGGACGAGGTCGTCGCCACCCTGCGCGACCGGCCCGGCTTCCAGCACGTGGTGGTCACCGGACGGGACGCGGACCCGCGGCTGGTCGAGGCGGCCGACCTGGTCGCCGAGCTGACCAAGGTCAAGCACCCGATGGACGCCGGTCAGAAGGGCCAGAAGGGCATCGAATGGTGACGCCCTGGGCGCTGCCCCGGCTGGTCGTCGCCGCCCCGGCCAGCGGGCACGGCAAGACCACCGTGGCCACCGGGCTGCTCGCCGCGCTGCGCCGCCGCGGCCTGGCGGTCAGCCCGCACAAGGTCGGCCCCGACTACATCGACCCCGGCTACCACGCGCTCGCCGCCGGCCGCCCCGGCCGCAACCTCGACCCCTGGCTGGTCGGCCCGGAGCGGATCGCCCCGCTGCTGCGGCACGGCGCCAGCGTGCCCACCCCGGCCGACGTGGCCGTGGTGGAGGGGGTGATGGGGCTGCACGACGGCGCGGTCGGCCACGGCGGGTACGCCTCCACGGCCCACGTGACCCGGCTGGTCGAGGCGCCGGTGCTGCTGGTGCTCGACACCACGGCGCAGGGCCGCTCCGCCGCCGCGCTGGTGCTCGGCATGCGCGCCTTCGACCCGGCGGTACGCATCGGCGGGGTGGTCCTCAACCGGGTCGGCTCGCCCCGGCACGAGACGCTGCTGCGCGACGCGCTCGCCGAGGTGGACGTGCCGGTGCTCGGCGCGGTGACCCGGGCCGCCGAGGTGGCCGCGCCGTCCCGTCACCTCGGGTTGGTGCCGGTCGCCGAACGCGCGCCGGAGTCGGTCGCCGTGGTGGCCGCCCTCGCCGACCTGGTCGAGGCCACCGTGGACCTCGACGCCGTGCTGGCGCTGGCCCGCACCGCGCCGCCGCTGACCGCGCCCGCCTGGGATCCGGCCGCCGCGGTCGGCGGCCCGCCGGCACCGCCCGCCCGGTCGTGGCGGTGGCCGGCGGGGCGGCGTTCACCTTCTCGTACGCGGAGACCGCCGAACTGCTCACCGCGGCCGGCGCGGAGGTGGTGACCCTCGACCCGCTGCGCGACGAGGCCCTGCCGCCCGGCACCCGGGCCCTGGTGATCGGCGGCGGCTTTCCCGAACTGCACGCCGACGCCCTGGCCGGCAACACCGCGCTCCGCGCCGAGCTGGCCGGCTTCGACGGCCCGGTGGTCGCCGAGTGCGCGGGGCTGCTCTACCTCGGCCGCTCCATCGACGGGGTGCCGATGTCCGGGCGGCTCGACCACACCGCCCGGATGACCGGCCGGCTCACCCTCGGCTACCGCGACGCGGTGGCCGCCGCCGACTCCCCGGTGCACCGCGCCGGCGACCCGGTACGCGGACACGAGTTCCACCGCACCGTCACCGACCCGGGGCACGGCGACCGCCCCGCCTGGCACTGGGACGGCGCCCCGCACGGCTTCGTGGCCGGCCGGGTGCACGCGTCCTACCTGCACACCCACTGGGCCGGGCACCCGGCGGCGGCCCGCCGGCTGGTCGAGGCGGCGAGCGGGTGAGCCCGCCCGCCGCCGTGCTGACCGGGATCGGGGTCGGACCCGGCGACCCGGAACTGCTGACGCTCAGGGCCGCGCGGCTGCTGGGCGAGGCCGACCTGGTGTTCGTACCCGTGCTGGACCGGCTCGCCGCGGACCCGGACGCGCCCGCCGGGCGGGCCGAGACCACCGTGCGCGCGCACGTGCCTGCGGACCGGCTGCGCCGGCTGCCGTTCGCCCTGGACGACCGGGGCGGGGTGACCGCCCGCCGGGAGCGGGCCTGGGACGCCGCGGCGGCGGCCGTGGTGGCCGCCGTCGACGGCGGCGCCCGGTCGGTCGCCTTCGCCACCATCGGCGACCCCAACGTCTACTCGACCTTCGGCTACCTGGCCGACGGGGTCCGGGCCCGGCGACCCGGGGTCGCGGTGCGGACCGTGCCCGGCATCACCGCCATGCAGGACCTGGCCGCCCGCGCCGGGGTGGCGCTCTGCGAGGGCCGGGAACCGCTCACCCTGCTGCCCGCCACGGCCGGCCTCACGCCGGTCGCCGACGCGCTCGCCGGCCCCGGGACCGTCGTCGTCTACAAAGGCTGGCGCCGCCACCCCGACCTGGTCGACGAGCTGCGCCGGCAGGGCCGGCTGGCCGACGCTGTGCTGGGCCGGGCGCTGGGCCTGCCCGGCGAGCGGATCGGGCCGGTGGACGCCATGGCCGGCGACCTGCCCTACCTGTCGACGCTGCTCGTCCCGGCCCGCCGGGACGGCCGGGGAGGAAAACTGTGACCACCATCGGCAAGGTCTGGTTCGTCGGGGCCGGCCCGGGCGCGGCCGACCTGCTCACCCTGCGCGCCGCCCGGGTCATCGCCGAGGCCGACGTGGTGATCTGGGCGGCCAGCCTCGTGCACGCCGACGTGCTGGCCCACGCCCGCCCGGACGCCGAGATCGTCGACTCCTCCCAGCTGCCCATCGAGGGCGTCCGGCCGCTGTACGAGCGGGCCGCCGCCGACGGGCGGACCGTGGCCCGGATCCACTCCGGCGACCCGGCCCTGTGGGGAGCCGTGCAGGAGCAGTTCGACCTGTGTCGCGACCTCGGTCTGGC is part of the Micromonospora halotolerans genome and encodes:
- the cobO gene encoding cob(I)yrinic acid a,c-diamide adenosyltransferase, which translates into the protein MPQGKPTHVPADGLTTRQRRHRPLLIVHTGQMKGKSTAAFGLALRAWTAGLPIGVFQFVKSAKWRVGEENAFRALGEVHGRTGQGAPVTWHKMGEGWSWIQRGGAADHAEDAREGWRQIQRDLAAERYGLYVLDEFTYPMKWGWVDVDEVVATLRDRPGFQHVVVTGRDADPRLVEAADLVAELTKVKHPMDAGQKGQKGIEW
- the cobI gene encoding precorrin-2 C(20)-methyltransferase, which encodes MSPPAAVLTGIGVGPGDPELLTLRAARLLGEADLVFVPVLDRLAADPDAPAGRAETTVRAHVPADRLRRLPFALDDRGGVTARRERAWDAAAAAVVAAVDGGARSVAFATIGDPNVYSTFGYLADGVRARRPGVAVRTVPGITAMQDLAARAGVALCEGREPLTLLPATAGLTPVADALAGPGTVVVYKGWRRHPDLVDELRRQGRLADAVLGRALGLPGERIGPVDAMAGDLPYLSTLLVPARRDGRGGKL